The following coding sequences lie in one Mesorhizobium sp. NZP2298 genomic window:
- a CDS encoding SDR family oxidoreductase, with protein sequence MEIRLDGKVILVTGSTQGIGRAIAETLARSGAAGLLVTGREKTRGDAVAAELSRLGTPTVFVAADLGDPAAPALLTQACVERFGRIDGLVNAAGLTDRASFLDASLDDWASLFAVNARAPFFLMQAAIADMKKRGERGAIVNILSINAHCGSPELAVYSATKGALATLTKNAANAHRFDRIRVNGINVGWTDTPAERIMQSETLGHGPGWLDAASAAQPFGRLLEPGDIASLAVFLLSDAAGPMTGAVIDQEQSVIGANR encoded by the coding sequence ATGGAGATCAGGCTCGACGGCAAGGTGATATTGGTCACCGGGTCGACGCAAGGCATCGGCCGGGCCATCGCCGAGACGCTGGCGCGCTCCGGCGCGGCCGGGCTGCTGGTCACCGGCCGCGAGAAGACGCGTGGCGATGCGGTGGCGGCGGAGCTCTCGCGGCTGGGCACGCCGACTGTCTTCGTGGCCGCCGACCTCGGAGACCCGGCAGCTCCTGCCCTTTTGACGCAGGCCTGCGTCGAGCGCTTCGGCCGCATCGACGGTCTCGTCAACGCGGCGGGGCTGACCGACCGCGCCTCCTTCCTCGATGCCAGCCTCGACGATTGGGCCTCGCTGTTCGCCGTCAACGCGCGCGCGCCCTTCTTCCTGATGCAGGCGGCCATCGCCGACATGAAGAAGCGCGGCGAGCGCGGCGCCATCGTCAACATCCTGTCGATCAACGCCCATTGCGGCTCGCCCGAGCTTGCCGTCTATTCCGCCACCAAGGGCGCTCTGGCGACGCTGACCAAGAACGCCGCCAACGCCCACCGTTTCGACCGCATCCGCGTCAACGGCATCAATGTCGGCTGGACCGACACGCCGGCCGAACGCATCATGCAGTCCGAAACGCTCGGCCATGGCCCCGGCTGGCTCGACGCCGCCAGCGCCGCGCAGCCTTTCGGCAGGCTGCTCGAGCCAGGCGATATCGCCAGCCTCGCGGTCTTCCTTCTTTCCGACGCGGCCGGGCCGATGACCGGCGCCGTCATCGATCAGGAGCAGTCGGTGATCGGGGCGAACCGGTGA
- a CDS encoding sugar phosphate isomerase/epimerase family protein — MKLGVLTAPFAQTPLGEVAGWASSVGFEALEIACWPKTSGATRRYAGTSHIDADGTSPAQAKEIVASLAQKNLTVSGLGYYPNPLHPDAAHREAVIGHLKKVIVLAATMGVPVVNTFCGGDASKTVDVNWQDALNIWPEIVAYARGHGVKLAFENCPMIFSHDEWPGGHNIAYSPQVWRRILETWGGDVGMNFDPSHLVWQMIDQARFIREFGPYMLHVHAKDLMIDHDGLYERGILSAGIGWQVPRMPGLGDVDWSGFFSGLYRAGYDGSIIIEHEDRRFEGSDDKVKRGFLLARDVLRPFVK, encoded by the coding sequence ATGAAACTTGGTGTGCTTACGGCACCGTTCGCGCAGACGCCGCTTGGCGAGGTTGCCGGCTGGGCGAGTTCTGTCGGCTTCGAGGCGCTGGAAATCGCCTGCTGGCCGAAAACATCCGGCGCGACCCGCCGCTATGCCGGCACCAGCCACATCGATGCGGATGGCACCTCCCCCGCGCAGGCCAAGGAAATCGTTGCCTCGCTGGCGCAGAAGAACCTCACTGTCTCGGGCCTCGGCTACTATCCCAACCCGCTGCACCCGGATGCAGCGCACCGCGAGGCGGTCATCGGCCATCTGAAGAAGGTGATCGTGCTGGCCGCCACTATGGGCGTGCCGGTCGTCAACACCTTCTGCGGCGGCGATGCGTCCAAGACGGTCGACGTCAACTGGCAGGACGCGCTGAATATCTGGCCCGAGATCGTCGCCTATGCGCGCGGGCACGGGGTGAAACTCGCCTTCGAGAACTGCCCGATGATCTTCAGCCATGACGAGTGGCCGGGCGGGCATAACATCGCCTATTCGCCGCAGGTCTGGCGCCGCATCCTGGAGACCTGGGGCGGCGATGTCGGCATGAATTTCGACCCCTCGCACCTGGTCTGGCAGATGATCGACCAGGCCCGCTTCATCAGGGAGTTCGGCCCCTACATGCTGCATGTCCACGCCAAGGACCTGATGATTGATCATGATGGTTTGTACGAGCGCGGAATCCTTTCGGCCGGCATAGGCTGGCAGGTGCCGCGCATGCCGGGGCTGGGCGATGTCGACTGGAGCGGCTTCTTCTCCGGCCTTTACCGCGCCGGTTATGATGGATCCATCATCATCGAACACGAGGACAGGCGATTTGAAGGCAGCGACGACAAGGTGAAGCGCGGTTTCCTGCTCGCCCGCGACGTGCTGCGCCCCTTCGTCAAATGA
- a CDS encoding ABC transporter substrate-binding protein — translation MKKILTMVPLLAGAALLASVGVSSAAGKYTIGISNTVQGNGWREEMVCAMKAQALASGEVAKLNIAHRNTDAAGQLEDIRNLISAKVDAIVVNPADPAGIKAGLEEATKAGIVVVAVDQAVTEPSAYIISNNQEQYAYLGAKWLFQQMGGKGEVFYMRGAAGASADSDRDKGFKKALAEFPDVKVAQEVFTGWQQDQAKQQMLSFLATGTPFNGVWTSGIDNVIVDALVESQAPLVPVVGADNAGFVGQLSSVKGLVGAAVTNPGSIGGAGVTLALQILDGKKPAQQTVLVDPQLWDNATDEGKAKLKAAADPSLSPEWPVSISIPDWTTYTKDQIVACKGPGE, via the coding sequence ATGAAGAAAATCCTGACCATGGTTCCGTTGCTTGCGGGCGCGGCCTTGCTGGCCTCGGTGGGCGTCTCGTCGGCCGCCGGCAAATACACGATCGGCATTTCCAACACCGTGCAGGGCAATGGCTGGCGCGAGGAGATGGTCTGCGCCATGAAGGCGCAGGCGCTGGCTTCGGGCGAAGTCGCCAAGCTCAACATCGCGCACCGCAACACCGACGCCGCCGGCCAGTTGGAAGACATCCGCAACCTGATCAGCGCTAAGGTCGACGCCATCGTCGTCAACCCCGCCGATCCGGCCGGCATCAAGGCGGGCCTGGAAGAAGCCACCAAGGCCGGCATCGTCGTCGTCGCCGTCGACCAGGCGGTCACCGAACCGTCGGCCTACATCATCTCCAACAACCAGGAGCAGTATGCCTATCTCGGCGCCAAGTGGCTGTTCCAGCAGATGGGCGGCAAGGGCGAGGTGTTTTACATGCGCGGCGCCGCCGGCGCTTCCGCCGACAGCGATCGTGACAAAGGCTTCAAGAAGGCGCTGGCCGAATTCCCCGACGTGAAGGTCGCGCAGGAAGTCTTCACCGGCTGGCAGCAGGACCAGGCCAAGCAGCAGATGCTGTCGTTCCTCGCCACCGGCACGCCGTTCAACGGCGTCTGGACGTCGGGCATCGACAACGTCATCGTCGACGCGCTGGTTGAATCGCAGGCGCCTTTGGTGCCGGTGGTCGGCGCCGACAATGCCGGCTTCGTCGGCCAGTTGAGCTCGGTCAAGGGCCTCGTCGGCGCTGCCGTCACCAACCCCGGTTCGATCGGCGGCGCGGGCGTGACGCTGGCCCTGCAGATCCTCGACGGCAAGAAGCCGGCACAGCAGACCGTGCTGGTCGACCCGCAGCTGTGGGACAACGCCACCGACGAAGGCAAGGCCAAGCTGAAGGCCGCCGCCGACCCGTCGCTCAGCCCCGAATGGCCGGTCTCGATCTCCATCCCGGACTGGACGACCTACACCAAGGACCAGATCGTGGCCTGCAAGGGCCCGGGCGAGTAA
- a CDS encoding mannitol dehydrogenase family protein: MNAAPKSPETLGPTLLDRLPSAVQTPSYDRAALAPGMAHLGVGAFHRCHQAEYTDDLLSLQFGRWGIVGINIRPPHLADTLGRQGGLYTRLIRENSHVEARVIGSIVEVVDSQDSATPALDVLASPDIELVTMTVTEKGYCHIPSSGALDLGHPDIVHDLANPQAPRSVPGILTRALELRRATHGRKLTLLSCDNIPTNGVILENVVRTFAERRGNGLADWIAANGAFPSAMVDRIAPAVTQDDIDSVEQWFGYRDAAVAVGEPFRQWVIEKKFAGRMPRWDLAGATFVEDVTPFEHLKMRVLNGAQTTLATLGVLAGLEHTFDAIADPLLSVFVHRMLVEETLPTLMPVPGMEPLAYVEQSLGRLKNTAIRHRNHQIATDGSQKIVQRLLNPIRDRLAMGQGIGLLSVPVAGWMAYLIQASARFGKRWPVSDPYAGKVAEIADMTGRDVPALASAILAIDTIFDPGLAASAMFREAVTSALGELLSDDPMAAVRRSLEQDEVARLKRSKQSAL, from the coding sequence GTGAACGCTGCTCCCAAATCGCCGGAAACGCTTGGGCCGACCTTGCTTGACCGGCTTCCGTCGGCTGTCCAGACACCGTCCTATGACCGCGCTGCGTTGGCCCCGGGCATGGCGCATCTCGGCGTCGGTGCCTTTCACCGTTGCCACCAGGCCGAATACACGGATGATCTGCTCTCGCTCCAGTTCGGCCGCTGGGGCATTGTCGGCATCAACATCCGCCCGCCTCACCTTGCCGACACGCTCGGCCGGCAGGGCGGGCTCTATACGAGGCTGATCCGCGAGAACAGCCATGTCGAGGCGCGCGTCATCGGCAGCATCGTCGAAGTGGTCGACAGCCAGGATAGCGCCACGCCGGCGCTCGATGTGCTGGCCTCCCCCGACATCGAACTGGTGACGATGACGGTGACGGAAAAAGGCTATTGCCACATCCCGTCCAGCGGCGCGCTGGATCTCGGCCACCCTGACATTGTTCACGACCTCGCCAACCCGCAAGCACCGCGCAGCGTGCCCGGCATACTGACGCGGGCGCTGGAATTGCGCCGGGCCACGCATGGCCGGAAGCTGACGCTGCTGTCCTGTGACAACATCCCGACCAACGGCGTCATCCTCGAAAATGTCGTGCGCACGTTTGCCGAACGGCGCGGCAATGGCCTGGCCGACTGGATCGCGGCCAATGGCGCCTTCCCTTCGGCCATGGTCGACCGCATCGCACCGGCGGTGACGCAGGACGATATCGACAGCGTCGAGCAATGGTTCGGCTACCGCGATGCCGCCGTTGCCGTCGGCGAACCGTTCCGGCAATGGGTGATCGAGAAGAAATTCGCCGGGCGCATGCCGCGCTGGGATCTCGCCGGCGCGACCTTCGTCGAAGACGTGACGCCGTTCGAGCATCTCAAGATGCGGGTGTTGAACGGCGCCCAGACGACGCTTGCGACCCTCGGCGTGCTGGCCGGACTTGAACACACATTCGATGCCATCGCCGACCCGCTGCTGTCGGTCTTCGTGCACCGCATGCTTGTCGAGGAAACGCTGCCGACGCTGATGCCGGTGCCCGGCATGGAGCCGCTGGCCTACGTCGAGCAAAGCCTTGGCCGGCTGAAGAACACGGCGATCCGCCACCGCAACCACCAGATCGCCACCGACGGCTCGCAGAAGATCGTGCAGCGCCTGCTCAACCCGATCCGCGACCGCCTTGCCATGGGCCAGGGCATCGGCCTTCTGTCGGTGCCGGTCGCCGGCTGGATGGCTTACCTCATCCAGGCCTCGGCCCGCTTCGGCAAACGCTGGCCGGTGTCGGACCCCTATGCCGGCAAGGTCGCCGAGATCGCGGACATGACCGGGCGCGATGTCCCGGCGCTGGCCTCCGCCATTCTCGCGATCGACACGATTTTCGACCCTGGCCTCGCAGCGAGCGCCATGTTCCGCGAGGCCGTGACCTCGGCGCTTGGCGAGCTGCTCTCGGACGATCCGATGGCGGCTGTCAGGCGCAGTCTTGAACAAGATGAGGTCGCGAGGTTGAAGCGATCCAAACAATCGGCATTATAG